The following are encoded together in the Mesoplodon densirostris isolate mMesDen1 chromosome 2, mMesDen1 primary haplotype, whole genome shotgun sequence genome:
- the SERPINC1 gene encoding antithrombin-III isoform X2: MLSNGIGTVAAGKRSVCLLSLLLIGLWSCVTCQRSPGEDICTAKPRDIPMNPMCIYRAPEKKATEVEGSEQKIPGATNRRVWELSKANFHFATTFYQHLADSKNDKDNIFLSPLSISTAFAMTKLGACDNTLKQLMEVFKFDTISEKTSDQIHFFFAKLNCRLYRKANKSSELVSANRLFGDKSLTFNETYQDISEMVYGAKLQPLDFKGNAEQSRVTINQWISNKTDGRITDVIPPEAINEFTVLVLVNTIYFKGLWKSKFSPENTRKELFYKANGESCSVFMMYQEGKFRYRRVAEGTQVLELPFKGDDITMVLILPKLEKSLTKVEQELTPEVLQEWLDELAETLLVVHMPHFRIEDSFSVKERLQDMGLEDLFSPEKSKLPGIVAEGRNDLYVSDAFHKAFLEVNEEGSEAAASTVIGIAGRSLNPSRVTFKANRPFLVLIREVALNTIIFMGRVANPCVN, encoded by the exons ATGCTTTCCAATGGGATAGGAACTGTAGCTGCTGGAAAAAG GAGTGTATGTCTTCTCTCCTTGCTGCTTATTGGCCTCTGGAGCTGTGTGACCTGTCAGCGGAGCCCTGGGGAGGACATCTGCACAGCCAAGCCTCGGGACATTCCCATGAATCCTATGTGCATTTACCGTGCCCCAGAGAAGAAAGCAACCGAGGTCGAGGGCTCAGAGCAGAAGATCCCCGGGGCCACCAACCGGCGGGTCTGGGAACTGTCCAAGGCCAATTTCCACTTTGCCACCACCTTCTATCAGCATCTGGCAGACTCCAAGAATGACAAGGACAACATTTTCCTGTCACCCCTGAGTATCTCCACAGCTTTTGCTATGACCAAGCTGGGTGCCTGTGACAACACCCTCAAGCAGTTGATGGAG GTTTTTAAGTTTGATACCATCTCTGAGAAGACATCTGATCAGATCCACTTTTTCTTTGCCAAACTGAACTGCCGACTCTATCGAAAAGCCAATAAATCCTCTGAGTTGGTATCAGCCAACCGTCTTTTTGGAGACAAATCCCTTACCTTCAATGAGACCTACCAGGACATCAGTGAGATGGTATATGGAGCCAAGCTCCAGCCCCTGGACTTCAAG GGAAATGCAGAGCAGTCCAGAGTGACCATCAACCAATGGATATCCAATAAGACTGATGGGCGTATCACTGACGTCATTCCCCCAGAAGCCATCAATGAGTTCACTGTCCTGGTGCTGGTCAACACCATTTACTTCAAG GGCCTGTGGAAGTCAAAGTTCAGCCCTGAGAACACAAGGAAAGAACTTTTCTACAAGGCCAATGGGGAGTCGTGTTCAGTATTCATGATGTACCAGGAAGGCAAGTTCCGCTATCGGCGCGTGGCAGAGGGCACCCAGGTGCTTGAGTTGCCCTTCAAGGGTGATGACATCACCATGGTGCTCATCCTGCCCAAGCTTGAGAAGAGCCTGACCAAGGTGGAACAGGAACTCACCCCAGAGGTGCTGCAGGAGTGGCTAGATGAGCTGGCAGAGACACTGCTGGTGGTCCACATGCCCCACTTCCGCATCGAGGACAGCTTCAGCGTGAAGGAGCGGCTGCAAGACATGGGCCTTGAGGACCTCTTCAGCCCTGAGAAGTCCAAGCTCCCAG GTATTGTTGCAGAAGGCCGGAACGACCTCTATGTCTCAGATGCATTCCACAAGGCATTTCTTGAG GTAAACGAGGAAGGCAGTGAAGCAGCAGCAAGTACCGTCATTGGCATTGCTGGCCGTTCGCTGAACCCCAGCAGAGTGACCTTCAAGGCCAACAGGCCCTTCCTGGTTCTTATCAGGGAAGTTGCTCTGAACACTATTATCTTCATGGGCAGAGTAGCCAACCCTTGTGTTAACTAA
- the SERPINC1 gene encoding antithrombin-III isoform X1: MAPSVPLLSHSVPLFLKGLQGSLQIMQEAKYPSAAPSFQPAPRLPSRPLWSVCLLSLLLIGLWSCVTCQRSPGEDICTAKPRDIPMNPMCIYRAPEKKATEVEGSEQKIPGATNRRVWELSKANFHFATTFYQHLADSKNDKDNIFLSPLSISTAFAMTKLGACDNTLKQLMEVFKFDTISEKTSDQIHFFFAKLNCRLYRKANKSSELVSANRLFGDKSLTFNETYQDISEMVYGAKLQPLDFKGNAEQSRVTINQWISNKTDGRITDVIPPEAINEFTVLVLVNTIYFKGLWKSKFSPENTRKELFYKANGESCSVFMMYQEGKFRYRRVAEGTQVLELPFKGDDITMVLILPKLEKSLTKVEQELTPEVLQEWLDELAETLLVVHMPHFRIEDSFSVKERLQDMGLEDLFSPEKSKLPGIVAEGRNDLYVSDAFHKAFLEVNEEGSEAAASTVIGIAGRSLNPSRVTFKANRPFLVLIREVALNTIIFMGRVANPCVN; encoded by the exons ATGGCTCCCTCAGTGCCTCTGCTCTCCCATTCTGTGCCTCTGTTCTTAAAAGGACTGCAGGGTTCACTTCAGATCATGCAAGAAGCCAAGTACCCCTCAGCTGCCCCCAGCTTCCAGCCAGCCCCACGCTTGCCCAGCAGACCACTTTG GAGTGTATGTCTTCTCTCCTTGCTGCTTATTGGCCTCTGGAGCTGTGTGACCTGTCAGCGGAGCCCTGGGGAGGACATCTGCACAGCCAAGCCTCGGGACATTCCCATGAATCCTATGTGCATTTACCGTGCCCCAGAGAAGAAAGCAACCGAGGTCGAGGGCTCAGAGCAGAAGATCCCCGGGGCCACCAACCGGCGGGTCTGGGAACTGTCCAAGGCCAATTTCCACTTTGCCACCACCTTCTATCAGCATCTGGCAGACTCCAAGAATGACAAGGACAACATTTTCCTGTCACCCCTGAGTATCTCCACAGCTTTTGCTATGACCAAGCTGGGTGCCTGTGACAACACCCTCAAGCAGTTGATGGAG GTTTTTAAGTTTGATACCATCTCTGAGAAGACATCTGATCAGATCCACTTTTTCTTTGCCAAACTGAACTGCCGACTCTATCGAAAAGCCAATAAATCCTCTGAGTTGGTATCAGCCAACCGTCTTTTTGGAGACAAATCCCTTACCTTCAATGAGACCTACCAGGACATCAGTGAGATGGTATATGGAGCCAAGCTCCAGCCCCTGGACTTCAAG GGAAATGCAGAGCAGTCCAGAGTGACCATCAACCAATGGATATCCAATAAGACTGATGGGCGTATCACTGACGTCATTCCCCCAGAAGCCATCAATGAGTTCACTGTCCTGGTGCTGGTCAACACCATTTACTTCAAG GGCCTGTGGAAGTCAAAGTTCAGCCCTGAGAACACAAGGAAAGAACTTTTCTACAAGGCCAATGGGGAGTCGTGTTCAGTATTCATGATGTACCAGGAAGGCAAGTTCCGCTATCGGCGCGTGGCAGAGGGCACCCAGGTGCTTGAGTTGCCCTTCAAGGGTGATGACATCACCATGGTGCTCATCCTGCCCAAGCTTGAGAAGAGCCTGACCAAGGTGGAACAGGAACTCACCCCAGAGGTGCTGCAGGAGTGGCTAGATGAGCTGGCAGAGACACTGCTGGTGGTCCACATGCCCCACTTCCGCATCGAGGACAGCTTCAGCGTGAAGGAGCGGCTGCAAGACATGGGCCTTGAGGACCTCTTCAGCCCTGAGAAGTCCAAGCTCCCAG GTATTGTTGCAGAAGGCCGGAACGACCTCTATGTCTCAGATGCATTCCACAAGGCATTTCTTGAG GTAAACGAGGAAGGCAGTGAAGCAGCAGCAAGTACCGTCATTGGCATTGCTGGCCGTTCGCTGAACCCCAGCAGAGTGACCTTCAAGGCCAACAGGCCCTTCCTGGTTCTTATCAGGGAAGTTGCTCTGAACACTATTATCTTCATGGGCAGAGTAGCCAACCCTTGTGTTAACTAA